A single genomic interval of Agarivorans aestuarii harbors:
- a CDS encoding AzlC family ABC transporter permease, translating into MNSTDYINHLTWSNKLTAFAKGTLAVLPLTIAVVPWGILAGSYAMEAGLSPLQSQAMSAILFAGSAQLVATGMFKLGSGLLSMLVTTMLITSRHFLYSMAMRPKISGLPLKWRLLLGYLLTDELFAIANQDKAERFDRWYALGGGLSFYLGWNIASAVGIVAGANIENLDSWGLDFAIAATFIAIVVPNIKHGSGLLCVLIALVSSVACELYAVPGGLLISALLAMGLATAYAKWRGEEQ; encoded by the coding sequence GTGAACAGTACAGACTATATAAACCATTTAACTTGGTCTAATAAACTCACCGCATTTGCCAAAGGTACCTTAGCGGTATTGCCGCTCACCATTGCCGTTGTGCCATGGGGAATATTAGCGGGCTCTTATGCAATGGAGGCAGGCCTTAGCCCTTTGCAAAGCCAAGCTATGTCGGCCATTTTATTCGCGGGTTCTGCCCAATTGGTAGCTACCGGCATGTTTAAGCTGGGATCTGGCCTGTTAAGTATGCTGGTTACCACCATGCTAATTACTTCGCGCCACTTTCTGTACAGCATGGCCATGCGCCCCAAGATTAGCGGCTTACCGCTAAAGTGGCGCCTGTTACTGGGCTATTTGCTTACCGATGAATTGTTTGCCATTGCTAATCAAGACAAAGCTGAACGCTTTGATCGCTGGTACGCATTAGGGGGCGGCTTAAGTTTTTATCTTGGTTGGAATATCGCTTCTGCGGTGGGCATTGTGGCTGGCGCAAATATCGAAAACCTAGACAGCTGGGGGCTAGACTTCGCCATTGCCGCTACTTTTATCGCCATTGTTGTGCCAAACATAAAACATGGCTCGGGCTTACTGTGTGTGCTTATCGCTTTAGTAAGTTCGGTAGCGTGTGAACTTTATGCAGTGCCTGGAGGCCTACTCATTTCGGCTCTGCTGGCTATGGGTTTAGCCACAGCTTACGCTAAGTGGCGCGGAGAAGAGCAATGA
- a CDS encoding AraC family transcriptional regulator, with amino-acid sequence MTKEQARYQLADELGGIEILNARYQQQNFSRHSHEGYTIGVIESGAQQFYRTGGNHIAPQDSIILVNADEVHTGCSASEGGWSYQAMYPTPEQFEQLSQDLGIKQQGAPYFSQAVVQDSVVAGSLRATLALLANSNNRLQRESMVYASLSLLMTRHAKTRPTTTSTFNERNHLSLVKQFLDEQPQANVSLSELAKLVNLSPCYLVKQFVKRYGLPPHAYQIQARLRLAKQLLRQGNKQLDVALDCGFHDQSHFSRHFKRALGVSPGRYAKELAA; translated from the coding sequence ATGACAAAAGAACAAGCACGTTATCAGCTTGCCGACGAGTTAGGCGGTATAGAAATACTGAATGCCCGCTATCAACAGCAAAACTTTTCGCGGCATAGTCACGAAGGCTACACCATTGGTGTGATTGAAAGCGGCGCGCAACAGTTTTACCGCACCGGTGGCAACCATATCGCCCCGCAAGACAGTATTATTTTGGTGAACGCCGATGAAGTACATACTGGCTGCTCGGCCTCGGAAGGAGGCTGGTCCTATCAGGCCATGTACCCCACTCCTGAGCAATTTGAACAACTCAGCCAAGACTTAGGCATTAAGCAACAAGGCGCTCCCTATTTTAGCCAAGCAGTGGTGCAAGATTCGGTGGTTGCTGGCTCTTTACGCGCTACCCTTGCATTACTGGCGAACTCTAACAATCGCTTACAACGTGAGAGTATGGTGTACGCGAGCTTGAGCTTACTGATGACTCGGCACGCTAAAACTCGCCCAACAACCACATCTACCTTTAATGAGCGCAATCACCTTAGTTTAGTGAAGCAGTTTTTGGATGAGCAGCCTCAAGCTAATGTCTCTCTCAGCGAACTGGCTAAGTTAGTGAATTTGAGCCCTTGTTATTTAGTGAAGCAGTTTGTAAAGCGCTACGGTCTTCCGCCACATGCTTACCAAATTCAAGCGAGATTACGCTTAGCCAAACAACTGTTGCGCCAAGGTAACAAACAATTGGATGTCGCCTTAGATTGTGGCTTTCATGATCAAAGCCATTTTAGCCGCCACTTTAAACGCGCTTTGGGTGTTTCTCCTGGCCGTTATGCCAAGGAACTTGCAGCTTAG
- a CDS encoding M48 family metallopeptidase: MAKYELVSLGAQNGNNRDNHVVHSLCKALDITPATAQKYLIEGHVLKESLSLSLAKSLAAVFSEHGLRVELREMAVLEANNAAPTTPHSKAQQNGAPKLKADFIKLLSGEFPRSSVSREYRIGMICTLLISLIAPLIYLLMLMGLISFSVFYFSVLVDNIGDFSGGIAKQFLLVVPYFIVIVLFLFLLKPLFASYQQPKLYRLQAKRAPALFNLVDVMCDKLSVPRPTEICLDTQVNASAGGLDGWLSLRKGELRLTIGMPLLTGMNMRQLSGILAHEFGHFAQTQAMQTRYIVQTVNHWFYSRAYQPDEWDLRLQNWAKQEHMPFVMNIAIIAAQLSIGLTRFIFKGLFNLNFKLTQYMSRAMEFDADSYESRFVGSDQFENTAIELRKLALAAQKVADINKLAWNDNKLLANIPLAVANLAKQTSKAQMSKIEQQMQRTDSSTWDSHPADKDRIAFVTSRGDQGIFKSELPAVLLIGDIDTLSESVSAFFYTQQGIKQPSKFTVSNDSLIENEQQKQQTAEYLKQFFGEIYSGRFFHLSNLVDNKPSGLSDCIAQINAQHLQINNQEQLYFKQLDTLRVASLVKLYYEANLNIAPEDFDLPASNRVDVGNLITESTAAIKQHQNEFKPFDKLLHHRIMLCRSLMSSQQSARLDSLLNALQGMAKLEPIINNLERFHFILDTLINLDDEWQAKIHSRLLAQTNLCALETKRLAIEAKNISLPDPKYPNLAEFIEGWNGGVLDFSLTIQPSQYMFICEQSYKAAKYKHYWLCAELSQLCMEVESSIDTQALSEPADELALV, encoded by the coding sequence GTGGCTAAATATGAGCTAGTGAGTTTAGGCGCTCAAAATGGAAATAATCGCGATAACCATGTGGTACATAGTCTGTGTAAAGCCTTAGATATCACACCAGCTACTGCTCAAAAATACCTAATTGAAGGACATGTCCTCAAAGAGAGCCTGTCACTCAGTTTGGCTAAAAGCCTTGCCGCAGTATTTAGCGAACATGGCTTGCGCGTTGAGCTTAGAGAAATGGCAGTGCTTGAAGCAAACAACGCTGCACCAACTACCCCTCATAGCAAGGCTCAACAAAACGGCGCGCCTAAACTAAAAGCAGACTTTATTAAACTGCTTAGTGGTGAGTTTCCGCGATCTAGCGTAAGCCGAGAGTACCGAATTGGCATGATATGCACGCTACTTATTAGCCTAATTGCTCCGCTTATTTACTTGCTTATGTTAATGGGTTTAATCAGTTTTTCGGTGTTTTACTTCTCGGTATTAGTTGACAACATCGGTGATTTTTCTGGTGGCATTGCTAAGCAATTTCTCCTCGTTGTTCCTTATTTTATTGTTATTGTGCTGTTTCTGTTTTTGCTTAAACCTTTATTTGCCAGCTACCAGCAACCCAAACTATATCGCCTACAAGCCAAAAGAGCTCCGGCATTATTCAATCTAGTTGATGTAATGTGCGACAAACTATCGGTTCCTCGCCCAACAGAAATTTGCTTAGATACCCAAGTAAATGCCTCTGCCGGAGGCCTAGACGGCTGGCTTAGCCTGCGTAAAGGCGAGTTACGCCTAACTATTGGCATGCCCTTACTAACCGGCATGAATATGCGCCAGTTAAGTGGCATTTTGGCGCACGAGTTTGGCCATTTTGCTCAAACCCAGGCGATGCAAACCCGCTATATTGTGCAAACCGTTAACCATTGGTTTTATAGCCGAGCCTACCAGCCCGACGAATGGGATTTACGCCTGCAAAACTGGGCTAAGCAAGAACACATGCCCTTTGTTATGAATATCGCAATTATTGCCGCTCAGCTTTCTATAGGCCTTACTCGATTCATTTTTAAAGGTTTGTTTAATCTCAACTTTAAGCTCACTCAATATATGTCTCGCGCAATGGAGTTTGACGCCGACAGCTACGAAAGCCGCTTTGTGGGTAGCGATCAGTTTGAGAACACCGCCATTGAACTGCGTAAGCTGGCCTTAGCTGCGCAAAAAGTAGCAGACATCAATAAACTAGCCTGGAATGACAACAAACTACTGGCGAATATACCGTTGGCGGTTGCCAATTTAGCCAAGCAAACCAGCAAAGCGCAGATGAGCAAAATAGAACAGCAAATGCAGCGCACAGACAGCTCAACCTGGGATAGTCACCCTGCAGATAAAGATCGTATTGCTTTTGTTACTTCACGAGGCGACCAAGGTATTTTTAAATCTGAATTACCTGCAGTTTTGCTAATCGGTGATATCGACACCTTAAGCGAGTCGGTAAGTGCTTTTTTCTATACTCAGCAAGGCATAAAACAGCCCAGTAAATTTACGGTGAGCAACGACAGCTTAATTGAGAATGAACAACAAAAACAACAAACTGCCGAGTACCTAAAGCAGTTTTTTGGAGAGATCTACAGCGGACGCTTTTTCCATCTCTCAAACCTTGTCGACAATAAACCCAGCGGTTTAAGCGATTGCATCGCGCAGATTAATGCCCAACACCTACAGATCAACAATCAGGAACAGCTCTACTTTAAGCAGCTAGACACCTTGCGTGTCGCCTCTTTAGTAAAGCTTTATTATGAAGCTAACTTAAATATAGCGCCGGAAGATTTTGACCTGCCTGCTAGTAATCGAGTTGATGTTGGTAATTTAATCACCGAATCTACGGCGGCAATAAAGCAGCATCAAAATGAATTTAAACCCTTTGATAAACTGTTACATCACCGCATTATGCTGTGCCGTTCGTTGATGTCGAGCCAACAAAGTGCCCGGCTAGATAGCTTATTAAACGCCCTGCAAGGCATGGCTAAGCTGGAGCCAATTATCAATAACTTAGAGCGTTTTCACTTTATCCTCGATACGCTAATCAACCTAGACGATGAATGGCAAGCAAAAATTCATTCTCGACTATTAGCGCAAACAAACTTGTGCGCCTTAGAAACTAAGCGTTTAGCCATTGAAGCGAAAAACATTAGCCTGCCAGATCCTAAATACCCTAACTTGGCTGAGTTTATCGAAGGCTGGAATGGCGGCGTACTGGACTTCTCCCTCACTATTCAACCCTCGCAATATATGTTCATTTGTGAACAGAGTTATAAGGCAGCAAAATACAAACACTATTGGTTATGTGCCGAACTAAGCCAACTATGTATGGAAGTTGAGAGCAGCATAGATACTCAAGCACTAAGTGAACCCGCCGATGAGCTCGCTTTGGTTTAG
- a CDS encoding VOC family protein: protein MLAVAPLVWAEIAVANMDRALAFYAEHFDLTFRRENMGDMDMAILETEDPEAASFGLCQHEMMKPSMDGSTVYLHLSEKLSPLVDKITQSGVQILMPVTAIQDGEHGYFALFVDSEGNKIGLWSKFQ from the coding sequence ATGTTAGCAGTTGCACCTTTAGTATGGGCAGAGATCGCCGTTGCCAATATGGACCGCGCGTTAGCTTTTTACGCCGAGCACTTTGATCTAACCTTTCGCCGCGAGAATATGGGCGATATGGATATGGCCATTCTAGAAACCGAAGATCCAGAGGCTGCTAGTTTTGGTTTATGTCAGCATGAAATGATGAAGCCAAGCATGGATGGCAGCACCGTTTATCTGCATTTGAGCGAAAAGCTTAGCCCTTTAGTAGATAAAATCACTCAATCGGGCGTGCAGATCTTAATGCCTGTTACCGCCATTCAAGATGGCGAGCATGGTTACTTCGCCTTATTTGTGGATAGTGAAGGTAATAAAATAGGTCTGTGGTCTAAGTTCCAGTAA
- a CDS encoding helix-turn-helix transcriptional regulator, with protein sequence MRRADRLFQIVQILRMRRLTTAQDLADRLEVSTRTIYRDVQDLCLSGIPIEGEAGVGYLLRQEVSVPPLMFNEAELEAIQIGMRMVQTWAGKELSSAAKQAMIKVEAVLPQRLQAYQSLMFAPDFYIDSDQFKYLDPLRIASQQREYLEICYQDAKADCTKREIRPLAIYFWRGTWTLLAWCELRDDFRSFRVDRITELHHQERVFSHSPGKELDDFVEKMEQEGH encoded by the coding sequence ATGAGACGGGCAGACAGGCTTTTTCAGATAGTACAAATTCTGCGTATGCGGCGACTCACCACTGCCCAAGATTTAGCCGATCGTTTAGAAGTATCAACTCGCACCATCTACCGTGACGTACAAGACCTTTGTTTAAGTGGCATTCCCATTGAAGGAGAAGCTGGCGTAGGCTATTTGTTGCGCCAAGAAGTTAGCGTACCACCGCTAATGTTTAATGAAGCGGAGCTAGAGGCCATTCAAATTGGCATGCGTATGGTGCAAACCTGGGCAGGCAAAGAACTGTCTTCGGCTGCCAAGCAAGCCATGATTAAAGTAGAAGCGGTATTGCCACAACGCCTACAAGCCTATCAATCTTTAATGTTTGCCCCCGATTTTTATATCGACAGCGACCAATTCAAATACTTAGATCCCTTGCGTATTGCTTCGCAACAGCGTGAATACCTAGAGATTTGCTATCAAGATGCCAAAGCTGACTGCACCAAACGAGAAATTCGCCCACTGGCCATTTATTTTTGGCGAGGCACCTGGACCTTACTAGCGTGGTGCGAACTGCGTGATGATTTTCGCAGCTTTCGGGTTGATCGAATTACCGAATTACATCATCAAGAACGGGTGTTTAGCCACAGCCCCGGAAAAGAGCTTGATGACTTTGTAGAGAAAATGGAGCAAGAGGGGCACTAA
- a CDS encoding N-acetyltransferase encodes MIRPYQSGDTETVLNIWLAASIKAHDFVDASFWHSQVDNMRNLYLPNAETYVYQQDNQVLGFYALDEKHIAAIFVAPDSQGQGIGKQLIAHAKQQRSVLTLSVYKQNTASYQFYLSQGFSLVKEQIDPHTGLPEYTMSTGI; translated from the coding sequence ATGATCCGACCTTATCAATCAGGTGATACTGAAACAGTATTGAATATATGGCTGGCCGCTTCGATAAAAGCGCACGATTTTGTAGATGCCAGCTTTTGGCATTCGCAAGTAGATAATATGCGTAATCTCTATCTACCTAATGCCGAGACTTACGTATATCAGCAAGACAACCAAGTACTTGGGTTTTATGCGCTTGATGAAAAACATATAGCGGCTATTTTTGTGGCACCCGATTCACAAGGGCAGGGTATTGGAAAACAGCTCATTGCTCATGCCAAGCAACAGCGCAGTGTTTTAACTTTGTCGGTGTATAAGCAAAACACCGCTAGTTATCAGTTCTATTTGTCTCAGGGGTTTAGTTTGGTGAAAGAGCAAATAGACCCACATACTGGTTTGCCAGAATACACCATGAGTACCGGTATCTAG
- a CDS encoding YSC84-related protein, with the protein MTKSLKAIFAIALLNMTISMPAFSKSAAEERAESDQMVQETLVDFKKENSDIAGKINGAVGYAVFSNAGINLFVISAGGGHGVAIDNQSGKRTYMNMGEAGVGFGAGVKDFRALMVFNTREAYDKFVESGWLFGAQADASAKAGDKGGSAESEGAIGDVTIYQMTEAGLSLEATVKGTKFWKDKDLNQS; encoded by the coding sequence ATGACAAAATCACTTAAAGCTATTTTCGCCATCGCACTTTTAAACATGACTATTAGCATGCCTGCATTTAGTAAAAGCGCAGCAGAAGAACGTGCCGAATCAGACCAAATGGTTCAAGAAACCTTGGTTGACTTTAAGAAAGAAAATAGCGACATTGCCGGCAAAATCAACGGCGCAGTAGGTTACGCAGTATTTAGCAATGCCGGTATCAACTTATTTGTTATCTCTGCTGGCGGCGGCCATGGTGTTGCCATCGACAACCAAAGCGGCAAACGCACTTATATGAATATGGGTGAAGCAGGGGTTGGTTTTGGCGCTGGCGTAAAAGACTTCCGCGCATTGATGGTTTTTAACACCCGAGAAGCTTACGACAAGTTTGTAGAATCTGGCTGGTTGTTTGGCGCGCAAGCTGACGCATCTGCTAAAGCTGGCGATAAAGGTGGCTCTGCAGAAAGTGAAGGTGCTATTGGAGATGTAACTATCTATCAAATGACCGAAGCTGGCTTATCGTTAGAAGCGACCGTAAAAGGCACTAAGTTTTGGAAAGATAAAGACTTGAACCAAAGCTAG